In Streptomyces asoensis, a single genomic region encodes these proteins:
- a CDS encoding adenylate/guanylate cyclase domain-containing protein, with protein MQQRKVITALFCDLVGSTELSGTLEPETLRSVVLRYFDAMRGGIESHGGTVEKFIGDAVMAVFGVPHVHEDDAHRAASAALEMIAALDGLNTELDRDFGSTLAVRIGLNSGEAVTSQDLENDGTVVSGEVVNVAARLEQAAQPGHILIGPATRTLLGPAAVVEAVGPLTLKGKRDPVDAFRLLRLTAQDGPPGAARPAADLVARTREYDRLATAWRRASRDGTGRLIRLTGDAGIGKTRLLREWLAARSAEGSLVGTGRCHSYRDEASLAPLAAAIREVLDTATAGTAPAAVRSGAPQGPAPARPWDGAAYEVLRGGLLADGTPSPSAEATWAAAAAVLRGLTAVGPVALVLDELQWARPQLLEGIVRLTEVLAKSPVLLICSQRPGEDERPTTADEIRLRPLSRADSLRLARALAGAGPDDGVLHTVVERAEGNPLHLEQLLTMVEDGADPGGLPVTVTAVLAARIDVLPQPQRTVLDAGAVIGRRFTVEEVRRLLDDPPAETALPEHTPVTGAVHELVRRGLVEPAPGAPATYRFSSGLLRDVTYRCLSKSRRAAWHERLATRPGTAPALASHHLEAAYVLRRDLGLRGEHVEGLRGRAADALSRAGRHALARADLSWSAELHARSLAHCAPGEARWRHAAQGLGETWLALGRTGEGGDLLTQVRDAAATAEDRLSGAHAGLQLASLYPDASPTAAADAARAALAVFGEFDDRLGLARAHVRLAQEQQYAGRHRAASDLLAVALGHALAADAAPERAMALGALGISLWHGPTPAGEAIERCRALLAEHGPGNPVVVVALNYPLANLLALCGRTGEARGCLTDAERFAVGLGYAEVAAFGPLFAAGVEVLAGSTAQAERLLRQAVETFRTVGGPQLHAAACRDLARVLLARGLPWPAAPDDIRDVTPGPEPAGAGRPGEAVPAPAMALPPADAADDFGVRALAAAAAGNAPDALRLARRAVAAADTTDSPIGRATARLDMAQVLYTTGRPQAAVRSADRAALLFRAKGHAVGATAAAHLAARAAESIPDRTEASGDGR; from the coding sequence ATGCAGCAACGCAAGGTCATCACCGCGCTCTTCTGCGATCTGGTCGGGTCCACCGAGCTGTCCGGGACGCTGGAGCCGGAGACGCTGCGCTCCGTGGTGCTGCGCTACTTCGACGCGATGCGCGGCGGGATCGAGTCGCACGGGGGGACGGTGGAGAAGTTCATCGGGGACGCCGTGATGGCCGTGTTCGGCGTGCCGCACGTCCACGAGGACGACGCGCACCGGGCCGCCTCGGCGGCCCTGGAGATGATCGCCGCCCTGGACGGGCTCAACACCGAGCTGGACCGGGACTTCGGCAGCACCCTCGCGGTCCGCATCGGCCTGAACAGCGGGGAGGCCGTCACCTCGCAGGACCTGGAGAACGACGGCACGGTCGTCTCGGGCGAGGTGGTCAACGTCGCCGCCCGGCTCGAGCAGGCGGCGCAGCCCGGACACATCCTCATCGGCCCCGCGACCCGCACGCTCCTGGGCCCCGCGGCGGTCGTCGAAGCCGTCGGCCCCCTCACCCTCAAGGGCAAGCGCGACCCCGTCGACGCGTTCCGGCTGCTCCGCCTCACAGCCCAGGACGGGCCCCCGGGTGCGGCGCGGCCCGCTGCCGACCTCGTCGCACGGACGCGGGAGTATGACCGGCTGGCGACGGCGTGGAGGCGGGCTTCGCGCGACGGCACCGGCCGTCTGATCCGGCTCACCGGAGACGCCGGCATCGGCAAGACGCGCCTGCTGCGGGAATGGCTCGCGGCCCGGTCCGCCGAGGGCTCCCTCGTCGGCACCGGCCGCTGCCACTCCTACCGCGACGAGGCCAGCCTGGCCCCGCTGGCGGCCGCGATCAGGGAGGTGCTGGACACCGCGACCGCCGGAACGGCACCGGCGGCCGTACGCTCCGGGGCACCGCAGGGCCCCGCCCCGGCCCGGCCGTGGGACGGCGCCGCCTACGAGGTGCTGCGCGGCGGACTGCTCGCGGACGGCACGCCGAGCCCGTCCGCCGAGGCGACCTGGGCGGCCGCCGCGGCGGTGCTGCGCGGCCTGACCGCCGTGGGACCGGTCGCGCTCGTCCTGGACGAGCTCCAGTGGGCCCGACCTCAACTCCTCGAAGGCATAGTCCGGTTGACCGAGGTTCTGGCCAAATCACCCGTCCTGCTGATCTGCTCGCAGCGCCCTGGCGAGGACGAGCGGCCGACCACCGCCGACGAGATCCGTCTGCGCCCGCTGTCCCGGGCCGACTCGCTGCGCCTGGCCCGGGCCCTCGCCGGCGCCGGCCCCGACGACGGCGTACTGCACACGGTCGTGGAGCGCGCCGAGGGCAACCCGCTGCACCTGGAACAGCTGCTGACCATGGTCGAGGACGGGGCCGACCCGGGCGGGCTGCCCGTGACCGTCACCGCCGTCCTCGCGGCCCGCATCGACGTCCTGCCGCAGCCGCAGCGAACGGTGCTCGACGCGGGCGCGGTGATCGGCCGCCGGTTCACCGTCGAGGAGGTCCGCCGGCTCCTCGACGACCCGCCCGCGGAGACCGCCCTCCCGGAGCACACGCCCGTGACGGGCGCGGTGCACGAACTGGTACGACGCGGCCTCGTCGAACCGGCTCCCGGGGCCCCGGCGACGTACCGCTTCAGCTCCGGGCTGTTGCGCGACGTCACCTACCGGTGCCTGAGCAAGAGCCGGCGGGCCGCCTGGCACGAGCGACTGGCGACCCGCCCAGGCACCGCGCCCGCCCTGGCCTCGCACCACCTGGAAGCGGCCTACGTGCTCCGGCGCGACCTCGGGCTGCGGGGTGAACACGTCGAGGGCCTGCGGGGCCGGGCCGCCGACGCACTCAGCCGGGCCGGCCGGCACGCGCTCGCCCGCGCCGACCTGTCCTGGTCGGCGGAGCTGCACGCCCGTTCCCTGGCCCACTGCGCCCCCGGCGAGGCGCGGTGGCGCCATGCCGCGCAGGGACTGGGAGAGACCTGGCTGGCACTCGGCCGGACCGGCGAGGGCGGGGACCTGCTCACCCAGGTGCGTGACGCGGCGGCCACGGCCGAGGACCGGCTCTCCGGCGCCCACGCCGGCCTGCAACTGGCCTCCCTGTATCCCGACGCCTCGCCGACGGCGGCCGCCGACGCCGCACGCGCCGCACTCGCGGTGTTCGGGGAGTTCGACGACCGGCTGGGCCTGGCACGCGCCCATGTCCGGCTCGCGCAGGAGCAGCAGTACGCCGGGCGGCATCGCGCCGCGAGCGATCTGCTGGCCGTCGCGCTGGGCCACGCACTGGCCGCCGACGCCGCGCCGGAGCGGGCGATGGCGCTCGGCGCGCTCGGCATCTCCCTGTGGCACGGACCCACCCCGGCCGGCGAAGCGATCGAGCGCTGCCGGGCCCTGCTCGCCGAGCACGGCCCCGGCAACCCCGTCGTGGTGGTCGCGCTGAACTATCCGCTGGCGAATCTGCTCGCCCTGTGCGGCCGGACCGGCGAGGCGCGTGGCTGCCTGACGGACGCGGAGCGGTTCGCCGTCGGGCTCGGCTACGCGGAAGTGGCCGCGTTCGGGCCGCTGTTCGCCGCCGGGGTGGAGGTCCTCGCGGGATCGACGGCGCAGGCGGAGCGGTTGTTGCGGCAGGCCGTGGAGACGTTCCGCACGGTGGGCGGTCCGCAGCTGCACGCGGCCGCCTGCCGGGACCTCGCACGGGTGCTCCTGGCCCGCGGCCTGCCCTGGCCCGCGGCGCCGGACGACATCCGTGACGTCACCCCGGGCCCCGAGCCCGCCGGTGCGGGCCGGCCGGGCGAGGCCGTCCCGGCGCCGGCCATGGCGCTGCCCCCGGCGGACGCTGCCGACGACTTCGGGGTGCGTGCCCTGGCCGCCGCCGCGGCCGGGAACGCCCCAGACGCGCTGCGGCTGGCCCGCCGCGCGGTGGCGGCGGCGGACACCACGGACTCACCGATCGGACGCGCCACCGCCCGGCTCGACATGGCGCAGGTCCTGTACACGACGGGCCGTCCGCAGGCCGCCGTCCGCAGCGCCGACCGGGCGGCCCTGCTGTTCCGGGCCAAGGGCCATGCCGTGGGAGCGACGGCCGCGGCACACCTGGCCGCCCGGGCGGCCGAGTCGATCCCGGACCGTACCGAGGCG